From Peromyscus eremicus chromosome 3, PerEre_H2_v1, whole genome shotgun sequence, one genomic window encodes:
- the LOC131905513 gene encoding tubulin alpha-3 chain, with protein MRECISIHVGQAGVQIGNACWELYCLEHGIQPDGQMPSDKTIGGGDDSFNTFFSETGAGKHVPRAVFVDLEPTVVDEVRTGTYRQLFHPEQLITGKEDAANNYARGHYTIGKEIVDLVLDRIRKLADLCTGLQGFLIFHSFGGGTGSGFASLLMERLSVDYGKKSKLEFAIYPAPQVSTAVVEPYNSILTTHTTLEHSDCAFMVDNEAIYDICRRNLDIERPTYTNLNRLIGQIVSSITASLRFDGALNVDLTEFQTNLVPYPRIHFPLATYAPVISAEKAYHEQLSVAEITNACFEPANQMVKCDPRHGKYMACCMLYRGDVVPKDVNAAIATIKTKRTIQFVDWCPTGFKVGINYQPPTVVPGGDLAKVQRAVCMLSNTTAIAEAWARLDHKFDLMYAKRAFVHWYVGEGMEEGEFSEAREDLAALEKDYEEVGVDSVEAEAEEGEEY; from the exons CGTGAGTGTATTTCTATCCACGTGGGGCAGGCAGGTGTCCAGATTGGCAATGCCTGCTGGGAACTGTACTGCCTTGAACATGGTATTCAGCCTGACGGGCAGATGCCGAGCGACAAAACCATTGGTGGCGGGGATGATTCATTCAACACGTTCTTCAGTGAAACCGGAGCTGGCAAGCATGTGCCCAGAGCAGTGTTTGTGGACCTGGAGCCCACTGTGGTCG ATGAAGTGCGTACCGGAACCTACAGGCAACTTTTCCACCCAGAACAGCTGATCACTGGGAAGGAGGATGCAGCCAATAATTATGCCAGAGGTCATTATACCATTGGCAAGGAAATTGTTGACCTGGTCCTGGACCGGATCCGAAAACTG GCAGATCTGTGCACAGGACTGCAGGGCTTCCTCATCTTCCACAGCTTTGGAGGTGGCACAGGATCTGGGTTTGCATCTCTGCTTATGGAACGGCTTTCAGTGGACTATGGCAAGAAGTCCAAGCTGGAATTTGCTATTTACCCAGCCCCACAGGTTTCCACAGCCGTTGTGGAGCCATACAACTCCATCCTGACCACACACACGACACTGGAACATTCCGACTGTGCTTTCATGGTAGATAATGAAGCCATCTATGACATCTGTCGGCGCAACCTGGATATTGAACGTCCCACGTATACCAACCTCAATCGTCTGATTGGGCAGATCGTGTCATCCATCACAGCCTCCTTGAGGTTTGATGGGGCCCTGAATGTGGACTTAACAGAATTCCAGACCAACCTGGTGCCATACCCTCGCATCCACTTCCCACTGGCAACCTATGCCCCAGTCATCTCAGCTGAGAAGGCATACCATGAGCAGCTGTCAGTGGCAGAAATCACCAATGCTTGCTTTGAGCCAGCAAATCAGATGGTTAAGTGTGACCCTCGCCATGGCAAATACATGGCCTGCTGCATGTTGTACAGAGGGGATGTGGTCCCAAAAGATGTCAATGCGGCTATTGCTACCATCAAGACAAAGCGCACCATCCAATTTGTGGATTGGTGCCCAACTGGATTTAAG GTGGGTATTAACTACCAGCCCCCCACCGTGGTCCCTGGGGGAGACCTGGCCAAGGTGCAGAGGGCCGTGTGCATGCTGAGCAATACCACTGCCATCGCAGAGGCTTGGGCCCGCCTGGACCACAAGTTTGACCTCATGTACGCCAAGCGGGCCTTTGTGCACTGGTACGTGGGAGAAGGCATGGAGGAAGGGGAGTTCTCAGAGGCCCGGGAGGACCTGGCAGCACTGGAGAAGGATTATGAAGAGGTGGGCGTCGATTctgtggaagcagaggcagaggaaggggaagaatacTGA